The genomic region aaatagtaACCCCTATGTTTCCTTTGTCAGTATAAGTTCTTTCATTCTAAACTAAAGTTTTTTTGCATCCTTCAAACTCTCGAACTTTGCACCTGTCATGGTCACGTGTCTTTGTAAGAAATATAATATGTTTATCTTCTACTATGGGCTCTAACTCAAGTCCTCTTCTCCATGGATAATCTTTAGAATTCCAACTTACCATTATTAATTATTCCAGAGTGTCCCCAAATTCCTATTTCTTGTGTTCCATTTTATCGTTGATTTGAGCCTTTCCATTTTGTAGGCAAGCCCATTTTCTAATATATCTTGTTGCCTTTACTTCTTCCCActcttttttatctttcttcttgttCCATTATGGTTAGGTCCTCATCAAGATATATTTGTGTACCTTTAAGGAAACTTGTGTTTCTTAGTATCATGTTTTGTCTTCTATATTCCTTAAAGTAACCCTTACATGTTTTCTCTTGTAATCACTTATCCATTTTTCAAACCTTTGTGCCTGCTGAATGACTCTTAACCATTGTAGTTGGTCTTTAAAAAAGTCTTTTGTTAGCTCTTTTGTATTTTCCTTCTCCCCATAGTATTTTAACCCTTTAATGATAATATTCACAACCCTATCACTTCTATCATTTTCTTCTCTTATCTACCTCCTTACTTTTCTATGAGTTAGGTCACTTCACCACTTGAGTCCAAGATTTGGCCTCTTCTATGTGTTCTCTTAGttgtttttcttttatctccttttCCATTGCAAATCGAATCTCTTTCATTTGTGAATCACCACTCCCTTCTTTCACTTTAACCTTGATTTCTTCTATTGCTTTGATTTGCTTTAACATCTACCTTATCAAAATAAATTTGTTTTCACCTTTTTCTATGCTATCTTGTAATTTGTGTATCTTCTTTTTGAGTAATTTGTTCTCCCTTGTTAGTTTCTAATTGGTTTATGTGATCTCCTTTATCTTGATGTCTTCTAATTGACTCCTTGTTTCTAGAGATTGAAGTCTATTCTTCATGATCATTAGCTCACTTATGTATAAATTTGAGGACCATGTTACAGGAGTTGAGGCAAGGCTATATGCATTTGTGAAGccattttcatcattttccaccTTATCTGCTAGTTCAGTTTCAACCTTGGATTGTTTTGCAACTGATATCCTATGAGACGTTGGACTCATATTTTACTTTCATTTATTCCATTTTTTCTTGCTTTCATCTTGATGAGTTTCTATTGTATTTAATGTTTTAAACACTATTTTGGGTAGAATAGCCATGAGTTTTCCCTTTTTTGCATACTTCACTTTTTGAATCTACCTACATATTAAGATTGATCCTTTTGCATTGTTTTGCATTTGCATATACACATCCTTCTCGTGTGTTTGATAGGTTATCTTGAGGGTATCCCAGCATGCATGTTTGCCACACATTTGCTGTTGTTTTAATAATCAGATTAGATAGAAATAATTCAAAcataaatgcaaaaaaatttatcctaggaaaaccttcctcttgaaggtgaaaaaaccCAACAATGATGTTCCTTATTTTATTTATCAGTTTACAAGATGTCTTTATCACTCCTAGCATCAAACAATTTATTGAACACTTCTATCTAAAATTCACAAAGTTTGAGGAATATATATGATCTGATGTGTATGAGAAGTGCAGTCCACTCGTTGTCTATGATGCAACTGCTGTGAGCATACAAACTACTATGAATGGTTTTCGATCTGATGTAGATGGTTATCGAACAGTTGAAGGTGTGTTCGATTCGATGccttttggagagagagagagagagagagagagagagagagagagagagagagagagagagagagagagagagagagagagagagagagagagagagagagagagagagagagagagagagagagagagagagagagagagagaacatatctATATGTACCCACATGTGGGTGTCTTCAAGCAATACCTCTTCTTATCAAAGGTCAACTCTACTCTAATCGATGTGACTTTCTCTGAGGGTGGCGGGCTATATAATTAGTTATGTTTTATTAACAAAACCACTTCATTAAATTGTCAATATAAAATATGAAAGTTGGCAAGAagtatatttttttaaatcaatgcaCATATGACTTGGTCTCACAAAATGTCTAAGGCACgaaaggccaattagacatttagTTTTGCTTTGTCGGTTCAGAGAAGGATACTGACCGACGCTATTAACATCAACATTTGCCTCCTTTGTCTAAGCATTGAAAATAGGACTTGAAATAATAGTTGAGAGGTCTATTGGAAAATTCATTGAAAAGTTGAAAGGGATTAAAATCCCCCCATGGTTTATCATTCATAACATAGGCCTATGTTCTCGTTTATCCTTTTCCAACTTTTCTCTTATTTCAAAATCGTCAACTGTGACCACCTTTGATATTGTTGGCTTAACTTGAACTACTATTTTTTTGTAACCAGATTATACTATATCTGCCTCTAAACTTGCCAACTCAATCTAATTTGTTATATTTTTGGGAACAACTTCTACCACATCTTTTTTTTTTCACCCAGGTTTGCCAAATCTTTgttattttcattgttttgtttcatTAGGCCTACTTCTATTTTGCACTAGTGGTTTGCTTTTGAAAAAGGACTTTTTTTGCTAGCTTTTAATGATTTAAGCATGTAAAAAAATGTTTAAAAGATGCAAGGTAATGTTGGGTGGGACTCACATGTAATATGTCTACAGTTATCTTCTTTTAAATGGACCCTCCTGAATTATTTGGTGCACATAAAAGTCTCCTACTAGATTGAAAACCCTTGGCTTCTTTTGAGATTGATACTCAACTATTAGCCTTGGCCCCACTTCCCCCTCCACATCAGAAAGTGGTCGACAAAACACCCATAAGTTTGTGAAACCTTTGACAAACACAAAGCTCTAGACCGTGCACTTCATATATCCACACCCACTCGTCAAACCCTTCTTCCATTCTCTAATTGGAGATGTATTACACCCAATCATGCTTGATCTTGGTCTAAGCAGTTGTATGACTTTAGAGGAAGTTGTTCATTAGAGTAGGTGCTTAGAACAAGCAATCAAATCTGTGAACATGGCAGAGTGAGAATAACTCAGgtgaaaaatataaaatccaaATAAGAAGTTATATTTGTGACTCTACTCTAGATTTTATAAATGAGTCTCTTTCACCTTTTTTTACTAATTCAATATAAaacaaagaagagaaaataaaagattgacaaaaaaatctaaaaacgtaaaagatattttaaataataaatatagatTAAATAATTCATATAATTTTTCATTCtactaatattaatatattaaacttCCTTCTTATTGTTTCTCTATTTTTAGTTTAAAACATTCTCTCACTAAGTCTATTAATAACGATGGATTATACTTCTATGTTATCGTTTCTCTATTTTAGTTTAAAACGGTGTCTCAAAAAAGCATTATAATTTTGAATCAATCTCTATCAAGctttattttataaaaattatTCATAAAACTATATGAATAATCCACGTAATGCTTTACTATGACTAAAAAATTAAAGTGTGTAGACTAATGATGTGCCCAATTACACGCGGAAACTTTcacaaaaataaatgcataagaAGACAAGGCCAATGAAATGGAATGGGAAGTATTGTTAAGAGGGACATGGGCCCcacattacaaaaaaaaattattaatccaCTAATTTTAAGCAATAAAACACAAGCTTTACGTTGAATACGCACCGTTAACAGGCTGGCATGAAATAGGAGGAGCCGTTGGAGGACATGACGTGGGACAATCATGGCGATTCAATGGATGCATCTGACGGCTCACAATTCCTGACCGTTGTTTTCTGCTTTGGGGGACACATATCCGTTGCTGCTTCATCTTTCGCAGGGGGATTTTTATAGCATTCGGCATTGTACTCTGTAAGGGCGGATTGGACTGCAGGGCTTCTCTACATTTTGCACTCTGCAGTCCCATTTTTGAATACCCTCTGAAATCTCATTTcacgaaaagaagaagaaaaaattcaATCTGTTTTTCCCTTCCCCATAACAATGTCTTTCGCCAGGGTAAGTGCCAGTGCCCACAATTTTCAGGTTTTTAGATTGTGAAGATTTTGTTGGTTTTGATCActttaagaaaaaaaattgttgcagGAAGTGCGAGGGTATGCTGAGAATAGGTTTGACGCCAAGGCCACTTATAACAAAGGTCTGGTGTGCCCTTTGTTTTCTGAAacataattttgtgctttatgggTGAATTTATGGTTTAGTATTTGAGCCATGCATAATTTCTGTGTAAGATGAGGAAAATCCAATGTTTACATGGTTTGTCTTTAATGTGTTTCCTCGGCGTTGCCTTTGTAATGGAGGATTTGAGCAAATAATTGATTTTGGGTTTTGACAGGCCTTAAAATGGAAGGTAAAGGGCGAAGGGCCCTTTCTGATATTAGCAATGTTGTTGGAAGGTGCGTTACCTctatctttgatttcttctttgttCTTGATTGGTCTTTGAGTTACCCTCTTATGTCTGCCATTTGTTAATGCTATTGCTTATCTCTGTGTATCATGGCCCTACAGAAATCCTCAAGCAGTTGGTGCCAAGAAATTTGCTGCAATTGATCGCCCTGTGACCAGGTGAAGATTTTTGTAGAGTTTTATTGTATTTCCCTTGATGTCTATTAGTGTAGGAATTGATCCCTTACCGGCTTCGTTGGTCCAGGAATTATATTGCTACATTGGCAAACAATCAGCATTTGGTACAGGTATTGTATTCCAACAATCAATGTCTTAAGGCCCAAAATCTCTGTGATTTTACCCAGAAGATTTGAGTTATAATGCATTCATCATTGCTTCGTTTATCAGGATACTCAACATGATAAGAATATATATGAAGTTGAAGAGTCTGTGGTTGTTGATATGGAAGATCTGAATGGCCCTTCTGCATTTCAACCCGAGGTAAGCTGAATGAATCAGGATTTTATtatagattttttctttctttttcttagaaACTGTTTGCAaactgttttcttttttttttgcattgaaGCCATTCTTGTGATTTTCTCTGTGTGTGACATGTTTCTTGACATGGAAATCATATCGTGGCGGGGTTTGCAGGAATGCAATGAAGTGGAAATGGAAGATCCATTTGATCCAATGGTAATTTCAAATATTGATGAGGACGATGGTGAAAACCAATTAGCCGTTACAGAATATGTACAAGACATTTATACTATGTATAGAGAAAGGGAGGTAAGGATGGATGATATGATATTTTTAATTGGCATGAGTTTTCTACTTCAAAAGCAATCAATCGTGTATGCTTTTGAATCTAACTTTTCCGATTTCAGAAAAAATCTTGTAAATGATATTATTTATTATCCAAGTTTTTTATACTTTTTCAGACAGATGAGAACTGGAGTGCTCATGTCAGAATATTTTATATTAACATGAAGTGTTCGTTTGTTGCAGAACCTTAGTTGTGTTCCCCGAGATTATATGTGGGAACAAACAGATATAAATGAGAGAATGAGGGGCATTCTGATTGATTGGCTCATTGAGGTACAGGAATTTGGATAATTAGTAGTAAAGGATCCAATTTTTGCACATTCCTCTGTTTCCCAATGAAAACAGTTTGAAATGctaatatttttttgtcatttcatGTATAGGTACATTTGAAGTTTGAACTCATGGACGAAACATTGTTCTTGACAGTCAACATCATTGATAGATACCTCTCAAGAGAAAGGGTACTAAGAAAGCATTTACAGCTTGTGGGGGTTACTGCTATGCTTTTGGCCTGCAAGTATGAGGAGGTCTCTGTTCCTGTAGTAGACGATTTTGTCCAAATTTCAGACAAAGCCTATACCAGAGAAGAAGTTTTACAAATGGTGAGAAACCTCCCACATCTCTTACAGAAAAAACTAAGTTATGAATGGTTCTAATGTATGGGTGTGGCAAAGCCATGCCTTCCATCTGTTTCTGTGGTGAATCCCATTCCTCTAATCAATAAGCCTTCTCCTGGTTGCAGGAGAAATCAATGCTCAATGCATTGGAATTCAATATGACAGTACCAACCCCTTATGTTTTCATCAGGAGATTTCTTAAGGCAGCTGAATTTGATAAAGAGGTATGTAGTAAGCATGAGTTTTCCACAGTCCATGTAGTATATGCAAGATTTGTTTCTTTtgaatcaacgtttcggatcatacTGAGCAATGATAGATTGCCCAgtgtgatctgaaatattgatTGAAAAAGCATACATAGTTTTTTCCAGAAACAAATGTTGCACAAAGACGTATGTATTTTCATATAATGTTGACCAAACTGTTTAGTTTCTAGTTGACTCATTGTTTGTTCTCCATGCCTTAACAGTTGGAGACATTGTCCTTCTTCTTCATTGAGCTCTGTCTAGTTGAGTATGAAATGTTGAGGTACCCACCATCAATGGTAGCAGCTGCAGTTGTGTACACAGCACAATGTACACTGAACAGAGTTCCTTATTGGAACAGGACCATGGAATGTCATAGTGGCTACTCAGAAGTGCAACTTTGGTGAGACAACCTATTTTCCTCCTGGTTTTGTAAATGTATCCTGTTTCATTGTTGTTCTCTCAGTCCTTACAAAAACATCTTCATCATATTTGTTCAGGGAATGTGCAAAGATGATTGTGGATTACCATCGCAAGGCAGGGCAGGGGAAGCTGACATGTGTTCACAGGAAATATTCATCTTCCAAATATAATTGTGCAGCAAGGATAGAACCGGCTCTCATCATTGGAGAGGAGATTCTAGACTAGACAAGAAAGCCCATGCAAAGTAAAGGGGGGACTACTTTATCAACCAAAATGTTATTGTATATATAACATGAATTGCAGAGGAGAGGGTCATGGGGGGGATTGTCTCGTCATATTACATGAAGAGAACGTGGCTAACAATAATTTAGCAAAGAGACTACAATATTGCAACTGTAATTTGGCTAACAATAATTTGACTATTTTAAGGCGATCGGTGATCTTGTTTGCCTGGAAATGGCAAAGTATAAGAATTTGAACACCAATCTGGTGTATCATTGTTGTTTccttttaatttatataaaaaaattctttcccttccattttattattgttttcattTGAATTAGACAAGTTATTTTTTCTTCCTTTGAACacttaagaaaataatgagagaatTAGATAGCAAAGAGACTACAATATTGCAAAGAGACTACAGTATTGCAACTGTAATTTGGCTAACAATAATTTGATTAAGGTGATCACTGATCAGTGATCTTGTTAGCCTGGAAATGGCAAAGTATACGAATTTGAACACCAATCTGGTGTAgcattgttcttttcttttaatttatataaaaaaattctttCTCTTCCATTTTATTACTGTTTTCATTAGATAGCAAAGAGActacaaaaagagaaaaaaaaaaaaaggaaaaagagcaaAAAGAGCAAAAGGGCAGGCAGGTTTTCCTTATTACTGTTTTCATTAAATAATGAGGGAATTAGATAgtcaaagaaggaaaaggagcaaaaGACCAAAGCATTCCACCATTGACCATTGCACTATTAGACACTTTATTGCATTGCTCTTAGACACTTTATTGAAAAAGTTTGGGACTCTACAGGGAAGGAcgtttttttgttgttttgttgatttCAAGAAGGCCTTTGACACTGTTCTTATGGGCAAACTGTGGAGAAGAATGGAGGAACTCGGTATTCTAAGGAaactttttgttgctttgttgatttcaagaAGGCCTTTGACACTGTTCTTATGGACAAACCGTGGAGAAGAATGGAGTAACTCGGTATTCCTAATGAGCTTAGAGTTGCTGTGCATAAGCTTTATGATCAAGTTAAAGCTAAGGCAGGTTTTCCTTATTACTGTTTTCATTAAATAATGAGGGAATTAGATAGCAAAGAGACTACAAAAAGagcaaaaaaagaaggaaaaagagcAAAAGACCAAAGCATTCCACCATTGACCATTGCATTACTCTTAGACACTTTATTGCATTGCTCTTAGACACTTTATTGAAAAAGTTTGGGACTCTCAAGGGAAGGAGgttcttttgttgttttgttgatttCAAGAAGGCCTTTGACATTGACATTGTTCCTATGGGCAAACTGTGGAGAAGTATGGAGGAACTCGGTATTCTAAGGAgactttttgttgctttgttgatttcaagaAGGCCTTTGACACTGTTCTTATGGACAAACCGTGGAGAAGAATGGAGTAACTCGGTATTCCTAATGAGCTTAGAGTTGTTGTGCATAAGCTTTATGATCAAGTTAAAGCTAAAATCAGAACAAaggaaggaatgtttgaatgctttagCAGTGATATTGGAGTTAAACAGGGCTGCCCTCTTTCCCCAACCTTATTTGGCCTATATATTGATAAACTTGAAGAGTGGCTAAACAAGTCTTCTGGGGAAGGCATCCAACTTGTAGGGTTTGTTGTGAAGTTGCTTCTTTATGCGAATGATCTCATCCTAATTGCTAAAACTGCGAGGGATCTGAAGGAGGATTTGAAGGCACTTGAATGTTTTTGTCTAGAGGTTAGAATGCAAGTTTATACCAGCAAGACGAAAGTAATGATATTTtctctgaaaagaaag from Cryptomeria japonica chromosome 3, Sugi_1.0, whole genome shotgun sequence harbors:
- the LOC131078399 gene encoding G2/mitotic-specific cyclin-2, producing the protein MSFAREVRGYAENRFDAKATYNKGLKMEGKGRRALSDISNVVGRNPQAVGAKKFAAIDRPVTRNYIATLANNQHLVQDTQHDKNIYEVEESVVVDMEDLNGPSAFQPEECNEVEMEDPFDPMVISNIDEDDGENQLAVTEYVQDIYTMYRERENLSCVPRDYMWEQTDINERMRGILIDWLIEVHLKFELMDETLFLTVNIIDRYLSRERVLRKHLQLVGVTAMLLACKYEEVSVPVVDDFVQISDKAYTREEVLQMEKSMLNALEFNMTVPTPYVFIRRFLKAAEFDKELETLSFFFIELCLVEYEMLRYPPSMVAAAVVYTAQCTLNRVPYWNRTMECHSGYSEVQLWECAKMIVDYHRKAGQGKLTCVHRKYSSSKYNCAARIEPALIIGEEILD